The proteins below are encoded in one region of Helianthus annuus cultivar XRQ/B chromosome 2, HanXRQr2.0-SUNRISE, whole genome shotgun sequence:
- the LOC110886176 gene encoding velvet complex subunit 2-like, with the protein MRSVITASHPPPPPPSTTEHWRHRTPAPLNTTDHRHHNPPPPLPAATNHRCCRPPPPNMCVTADHHYHPPLNIDTPLSPPSATDAINYLHHP; encoded by the coding sequence ATGCGGAGCGTTATAACCGCTAgccacccgccaccaccaccaccctccaccaccgAACACTGGCGCCATCGAACACCGGCGCCACTGAACaccaccgaccaccgccaccacaacccaccaccaccgctaCCCGCTGCCACCAACCACCGTTGCTGCCGCCCTCCGCCACCGAACATGTGCGTCACTGCCGACCACCACTATCATCCACCATTGAACATCGACACACCGCTGTCGCCACCCTCGGCCACCGACGCCATCAACTACCTCCACCACCCATAA